Below is a genomic region from Eupeodes corollae chromosome 1, idEupCoro1.1, whole genome shotgun sequence.
GAAGTACTAAcacagaatatttttattttatttaattcgataacattttatttagcagtattcaaaaaataccttaaatattttaggaaatTGATGACCATTTTTTTCTACACAATATGTTTTAGGTAACTTGTATAAAACTGGTTTGTGTGATAacctaaaatcatttaaaaaattaaatgagtaCTCGAAATTAACTAAATTCCCCTTCTTTTCCTTTCAGTTTTCTGGAAATGAAGAATCattgcaagaaataaaaattgaagacaGTCTAGGAAATCAAGACATTCAGCATGAAACGAAACCAGATGTCAAACTACCATCACCACCAGCATCGAACCCAATACCAcgaataaaattacaaaagcaATTTACTCGGCCAAATAATCCTTCGGTAAATGTCAAACGTAAACGTCATTCTTATTCTGAAGCACTAAGAACACCAGTTTTAGATGAAGCAATGCAACTTATGAgatcaattcataaaaaaattgaagaaaaagatgaaTACACTTTATATGGTGAACAAATAGCAATCAAATTACGTAAAATTCCTTCACCACGAGCTAGATTtgttgtacaaaatattatcaaTAAAGCCTTATTCAATGGAGAAATGGGTGTGTATTCGTCCGACGAAACGGATGTACCAAAAACTTCTTCGCTTGGAAATGTATTGCCTTCGGGAATGCCAGTATCGACTCCGTCAGCATCATTAACTAATCTGACAGTACCATTACCGAAGTCATCAAAAGCACCTGATGAAACAATCGACCTGTGTATTAAGTCAGAAAATGAGAGTGACATAGATATAGAAGATTTGGCgttattgttataaattaagaaataaatgaacttaatattAAATCCTAGTAAAAATgtgt
It encodes:
- the LOC129940494 gene encoding uncharacterized protein LOC129940494, whose product is MTWSDEKILKFLKMYKDRPLLWNPSIPGYKNRVKRHNLLMELSGHFDIPKIEVEKKLRSLQSQFARERKKEKHSRSIENNANEVYRSKWFGYKSMLFLVDKNKHRTIKSDNEFSGNEESLQEIKIEDSLGNQDIQHETKPDVKLPSPPASNPIPRIKLQKQFTRPNNPSVNVKRKRHSYSEALRTPVLDEAMQLMRSIHKKIEEKDEYTLYGEQIAIKLRKIPSPRARFVVQNIINKALFNGEMGVYSSDETDVPKTSSLGNVLPSGMPVSTPSASLTNLTVPLPKSSKAPDETIDLCIKSENESDIDIEDLALLL